A genomic window from Clostridium aceticum includes:
- a CDS encoding DUF6442 family protein: MKKDDILKKAQYEKKDEREEHVKTKAFHAGWIGVSAVMIFLIIWRSIHNESASDLLMILMAQIGATSFYQYAKIPDKKTYLMGGVFSIIGLGLALASLLSQYGVY; the protein is encoded by the coding sequence ATGAAAAAAGATGATATTTTGAAAAAAGCACAATATGAGAAAAAAGATGAACGGGAAGAACACGTTAAGACTAAGGCTTTTCATGCTGGCTGGATAGGTGTATCAGCGGTTATGATATTTCTTATTATTTGGCGAAGTATCCATAATGAGTCTGCTAGTGACCTCCTCATGATTTTAATGGCTCAGATTGGTGCAACTTCATTTTACCAATATGCTAAGATACCAGATAAAAAGACGTACTTAATGGGTGGAGTTTTTAGTATCATAGGATTAGGGTTAGCACTTGCATCGTTGCTAAGTCAATACGGGGTTTATTAG
- a CDS encoding L,D-transpeptidase family protein, which yields MRKKVLMVIVVILLAALKVGSFVVLHRGEGLNRLLSFMTLSDKYVGEYYNEYIQWENRMIEENPDYDDLKILVDISEKTLYLLNGNELIKKYPIASGKPGSPSPLGSWKVVSKAKWGGGFGTRWVGLNVPWGRFGIHGTNKPNSIGYNASAGCIRMNNRDVEDLYKYVKHGTPVAIVNGLHGPFGYGLQTIKPGDFGSDVMEVQRRLRALGYYNTDYLDGKYGPMMEQAIYKFQQEHNIPKNPYIEWQTYEALGIILME from the coding sequence GTGCGCAAAAAAGTATTGATGGTAATTGTGGTGATATTGTTAGCAGCTCTAAAGGTAGGAAGTTTCGTTGTGCTCCATCGAGGAGAAGGATTGAATAGATTATTAAGTTTTATGACTTTATCTGATAAATATGTAGGAGAATACTATAACGAATACATTCAATGGGAAAACAGAATGATAGAAGAAAATCCTGATTATGATGATCTAAAAATATTAGTAGATATCTCTGAAAAAACCTTATATCTATTGAATGGAAATGAATTAATAAAAAAATACCCTATTGCTAGTGGCAAACCTGGAAGCCCGTCTCCCTTAGGATCTTGGAAAGTAGTTAGCAAAGCAAAATGGGGCGGTGGATTTGGCACCAGATGGGTGGGACTGAATGTACCCTGGGGTAGATTCGGAATACATGGAACAAACAAACCCAATAGCATAGGTTATAATGCTTCTGCTGGATGTATACGGATGAACAATAGGGATGTAGAAGATTTATACAAATATGTGAAGCATGGTACCCCAGTAGCCATAGTAAATGGCCTTCATGGGCCTTTTGGTTATGGACTTCAAACCATTAAGCCAGGGGATTTTGGGTCTGATGTTATGGAGGTTCAAAGAAGACTTAGAGCATTAGGTTATTACAATACAGATTATCTAGATGGAAAATATGGGCCTATGATGGAACAGGCTATATACAAATTCCAGCAGGAACATAATATACCTAAAAATCCTTACATAGAGTGGCAAACCTATGAAGCTTTAGGAATTATTTTAATGGAGTAG
- a CDS encoding InlB B-repeat-containing protein encodes MKKRDKGIALLLSVIMITLAFITPIYAEVGEDTTIAKEDTVNEGLKETTVTQQVYGDNGLETPISKEIISVTGVMLNQNNISLMVGETQVLEVAVLPEEATNRNVLWETSNPDIVEVSAQGVVTAQSEGQALITVSTEEGSFSDTCVVKVVDNNSFHTMFVAKTGDNHPVSDYALRWRYEHNISEDVENLLMNIYGDSGGIQFSNDHFKEGSYSAYFNGSAMLFSEEPYNLSLLDQNNQLTVSILAKLTEDKNQGIWEFLTFQESDFYLRYRASDNRIIAGFAQEEIQSDSQIELNEWYLFTYIWDGKNLKLYINGNLEVSKKHPLSDSIDINNESWYAHWYIGSAHKTEYSPGIFTGYMDDMIVYGRALTPTEISEMYQYYFPNTNPQKYTITFDTMGGTEILPLTLEKSEAVVIPSTTRTGHNFIGWYIDKDYTTPFDDYGSENPMHKTLYAKWVEKEPLSIQLGEIFSSNEYEYSFPNLTVEGSNVRGIQISFTSAVSPNDRIILPTGHTDFDIPSHLDNGSTIRISNLPQGTTSQQVEAFLREVIFSTDNQNNINKIQIILYDKPIKNVVFYSSDTGHYYEYVKFTGEPKDPDWSWIKAYNEAQSKTFLGQSGYLATVTSEEENNFLYTISNGSTGWFGGTRARLDNINTPNAAIISGRYDSKNFWYWASGPEYDAVQGPRGSVFYDKVRRNDTLSNAEIVYDYSPWSNNEPNNSANNLVYGYEAFLATVDGSSLWNDTPNFYTHHQNRADMNLQYRARGYFVEYGDAGHDTIWQSDSGTAAAEETVHFWRVDYDANGGIGNIDSQSKINGVDLILQGIAPNREGYIFLGWGTSSDATVVSYREGDIYAIDEDITLYALWVDNQYVVSFDVDGGSPVAPQLIDYMGRVTIPVSPTKIGHTFGGWYTDSDFATAFDFDSMPITEDTTIYGKWDMNQYTVTFDSQGGSPVGDVSVNYDNLISAPIAPTKEGYTFGGWYKDALYLNQWNFAADAVTGNITLYAKWSINQYIASFNVDGGSPVASQTIDYMGRVTIPVSPTKIGHTFAGWYTDSDFATAFDFDSMPITEDTTIYGRWDINQYTVTFDSQGGSPVDDVSVNYDNLISAPIAPTKEGYTFGGWYKDALYLNQWNFSTDVVTTDITLYAKWDINEYTVAFDSQGGSPVDSQTINYMGKIIAPVDPTKTGYIFGGWYTDSSLTNQWDFNLDVITVDTTLFARWSQVPSSNSGGGSGGGSGVSAPTPVLAPSAIEVIINGEVEKTGTETIAKVDGKTEVKLVIDSAQMDKRIEDAIKTSKSNNELIIPVMNTGDTVKVALTGDIVKKLEDNDFNVSVREEKVEYRIVAKNFTIEMIAQSMGVNLDNLKSIEVEVSISKLDAKETEKLTANVKSLGHELIFEPVEFTITAKTTAADGTVQERVISRFNNYSERIMEIQTGIDPSKITTGVVFNKDGSYVHVPTEVFEKDGNWYAKINSLTNSTYSVISNPTVVDTVIGHWSENHVNDMASRLVLVDYKNFEANKEVTRAEFADYIVRALGLYREGLSIENKFTDINKSKQFTSILIANDWGIIGGYPNGTFRPDATITREEAMTMYAKAMDIAKIPESKGNKLSTFRDSKEVSSWAAAHVQRTVNADIFKGKGNGILDPKGTLTHAESLTAIRNLLIRAKLIN; translated from the coding sequence GTGAAAAAAAGAGACAAAGGAATAGCCTTATTATTATCAGTGATAATGATAACTTTAGCTTTCATCACTCCTATTTATGCAGAAGTGGGAGAAGATACCACTATTGCTAAGGAGGATACTGTGAATGAGGGATTAAAAGAAACTACAGTGACTCAACAAGTTTATGGAGATAATGGACTGGAAACTCCAATATCAAAAGAAATAATTTCTGTTACAGGGGTAATGTTGAATCAAAACAACATTTCGCTTATGGTAGGAGAAACCCAAGTATTGGAAGTTGCTGTATTACCTGAGGAAGCCACTAATAGAAATGTACTATGGGAAACATCCAATCCAGATATTGTAGAAGTATCTGCCCAAGGGGTAGTTACAGCTCAATCTGAAGGACAAGCCTTAATAACAGTTTCTACAGAAGAAGGAAGTTTTTCTGATACCTGTGTTGTAAAAGTAGTAGATAACAATTCTTTTCATACTATGTTTGTTGCTAAAACTGGGGACAACCATCCAGTATCAGACTACGCATTGCGTTGGAGATATGAACACAATATATCAGAAGATGTAGAAAATCTTTTAATGAATATTTACGGAGACAGTGGTGGAATACAGTTTAGTAATGACCACTTTAAAGAAGGTTCATATAGTGCATACTTTAATGGGAGTGCTATGTTGTTTTCGGAGGAACCATATAATTTATCCCTTCTAGACCAGAATAACCAACTAACAGTTTCTATCTTAGCTAAACTAACGGAAGATAAGAATCAAGGCATATGGGAATTCTTAACTTTCCAAGAATCTGATTTCTATTTAAGGTATAGAGCAAGTGATAATAGAATCATTGCAGGATTTGCACAGGAAGAAATACAGTCAGACTCACAAATAGAACTAAATGAATGGTATCTATTCACATATATTTGGGATGGAAAAAACCTGAAGTTATATATCAATGGGAATCTCGAAGTCAGTAAAAAACATCCTTTGTCAGATAGTATTGATATTAACAACGAAAGCTGGTATGCTCATTGGTACATAGGTTCTGCTCACAAAACTGAATATAGTCCAGGAATATTTACAGGGTATATGGATGATATGATAGTATACGGAAGAGCCTTAACGCCTACAGAAATAAGTGAAATGTATCAATACTATTTTCCAAATACAAATCCACAGAAATATACCATAACCTTTGACACAATGGGGGGGACAGAAATTCTACCATTGACTTTAGAAAAAAGTGAAGCTGTAGTAATCCCTTCAACTACCAGGACAGGACACAATTTCATAGGATGGTACATAGATAAAGATTATACAACCCCCTTTGATGATTATGGTAGTGAAAATCCAATGCATAAAACACTATATGCTAAGTGGGTGGAAAAAGAACCACTGTCCATTCAACTAGGAGAAATATTTAGTAGTAATGAATACGAGTATTCCTTTCCTAATTTAACAGTAGAAGGCTCTAATGTTCGCGGGATACAAATTAGCTTTACCAGTGCTGTAAGTCCAAATGATAGAATCATACTACCTACAGGGCATACTGATTTTGATATACCAAGCCACCTAGATAATGGTTCGACTATTAGAATTAGCAATTTACCGCAAGGAACAACATCTCAACAAGTAGAGGCATTCTTAAGGGAAGTAATTTTTTCAACAGACAATCAGAATAATATAAACAAAATACAAATAATCCTTTATGATAAACCTATTAAAAATGTTGTGTTCTATTCATCAGACACAGGTCATTACTATGAATATGTAAAATTTACAGGTGAGCCAAAAGACCCTGATTGGAGTTGGATTAAAGCTTATAACGAGGCACAATCCAAAACATTTTTAGGGCAATCAGGGTATCTTGCAACTGTTACAAGTGAAGAAGAAAATAATTTTTTATATACTATTTCAAATGGCTCGACAGGGTGGTTCGGAGGAACAAGAGCAAGATTAGATAATATCAACACTCCTAATGCAGCCATAATATCTGGCAGATACGATAGTAAGAACTTTTGGTATTGGGCAAGTGGTCCTGAATATGATGCAGTCCAAGGTCCAAGAGGGTCAGTATTTTATGACAAAGTGAGACGGAATGATACTTTGTCAAATGCAGAAATTGTTTATGATTATAGCCCATGGTCAAATAATGAACCTAATAACAGTGCTAATAATTTAGTATATGGGTATGAAGCATTTTTAGCTACGGTTGATGGGAGTTCTCTATGGAATGACACACCTAACTTCTACACTCATCATCAAAATCGTGCTGATATGAATTTACAATATCGTGCAAGAGGGTATTTTGTGGAGTATGGAGATGCAGGGCATGATACTATATGGCAAAGTGATAGTGGAACAGCAGCAGCTGAAGAAACAGTGCATTTTTGGAGAGTAGACTATGATGCTAATGGTGGAATAGGAAATATTGATAGTCAAAGTAAAATTAATGGCGTAGATTTGATATTACAAGGTATAGCTCCTAATCGAGAAGGATATATATTTTTAGGTTGGGGAACAAGTAGTGATGCCACAGTAGTATCCTATAGAGAAGGTGATATTTATGCTATTGATGAAGATATAACCTTATATGCTTTGTGGGTAGATAACCAATACGTTGTAAGCTTTGATGTAGATGGTGGAAGCCCAGTGGCGCCTCAACTAATAGATTACATGGGAAGAGTTACAATACCAGTTTCCCCAACGAAGATAGGACATACCTTTGGGGGGTGGTATACCGATAGTGATTTTGCAACAGCCTTTGATTTTGATAGCATGCCTATTACAGAGGATACAACAATCTATGGTAAATGGGACATGAATCAGTATACTGTAACCTTTGATTCTCAAGGAGGTAGCCCAGTAGGTGATGTATCGGTAAATTATGATAACCTTATATCTGCACCTATAGCACCAACAAAGGAAGGATATACTTTTGGTGGTTGGTACAAAGATGCTTTATACTTAAACCAATGGAACTTTGCTGCAGATGCAGTAACTGGAAACATCACATTATATGCAAAATGGAGTATAAATCAGTATATAGCAAGCTTTAATGTAGATGGTGGCAGTCCAGTAGCTTCACAAACAATAGATTACATGGGAAGAGTTACAATACCAGTTTCCCCAACAAAGATAGGACATACTTTTGCGGGGTGGTATACCGATAGTGATTTTGCAACAGCCTTTGATTTTGATAGCATGCCTATTACAGAGGATACAACAATCTATGGTAGATGGGACATCAATCAGTATACTGTAACCTTTGATTCTCAAGGAGGTAGCCCAGTAGATGATGTATCGGTAAATTATGATAACCTTATATCTGCACCTATAGCACCAACAAAGGAAGGATATACTTTTGGTGGTTGGTACAAAGATGCTTTATACTTAAACCAATGGAACTTCTCTACAGATGTAGTAACAACAGACATAACCCTATATGCTAAATGGGATATTAATGAATATACAGTAGCATTTGATAGCCAAGGTGGTAGTCCTGTAGATAGCCAAACAATAAACTATATGGGAAAAATCATAGCACCGGTAGACCCAACAAAAACAGGATATATCTTTGGTGGATGGTATACAGATAGCAGTTTAACAAATCAGTGGGATTTCAACTTGGATGTCATAACTGTAGATACTACACTGTTTGCTAGATGGAGTCAAGTTCCATCAAGTAATAGTGGTGGGGGGTCAGGTGGAGGCAGCGGTGTTTCTGCGCCAACTCCAGTATTAGCACCTAGCGCTATTGAAGTAATTATTAACGGGGAAGTTGAAAAAACAGGCACGGAGACTATAGCAAAAGTAGATGGTAAAACAGAAGTTAAGCTAGTTATTGACTCAGCACAGATGGATAAACGCATTGAAGATGCTATAAAAACAAGCAAGAGTAACAATGAATTAATTATTCCTGTTATGAATACAGGCGACACAGTGAAAGTAGCATTAACAGGTGACATTGTTAAAAAGCTAGAAGATAATGATTTTAATGTATCAGTAAGAGAAGAAAAGGTTGAGTATAGAATAGTAGCAAAAAATTTTACAATTGAAATGATTGCTCAATCCATGGGTGTCAATTTAGACAACCTAAAATCCATAGAAGTTGAAGTAAGTATTAGTAAACTAGATGCTAAGGAAACTGAGAAACTAACCGCTAATGTAAAATCATTAGGACATGAGCTTATATTTGAACCTGTAGAGTTTACAATCACAGCAAAAACAACTGCTGCAGATGGAACAGTACAAGAACGAGTAATAAGTAGATTTAATAATTATTCAGAGCGTATTATGGAAATACAAACAGGGATAGACCCAAGTAAAATTACAACTGGCGTTGTATTTAATAAAGATGGTTCCTACGTTCATGTACCAACAGAAGTATTTGAGAAAGATGGTAACTGGTATGCAAAGATTAACTCTCTAACCAATTCAACCTACTCCGTTATTTCAAATCCAACAGTAGTTGACACTGTGATAGGACATTGGTCAGAAAATCATGTAAATGATATGGCATCGAGACTAGTTCTTGTAGATTATAAGAATTTTGAAGCCAATAAAGAAGTGACAAGAGCAGAGTTTGCAGATTATATCGTAAGAGCGTTAGGTCTATATAGGGAAGGTTTATCTATAGAGAATAAGTTCACAGATATTAATAAAAGCAAGCAATTTACAAGCATTCTGATAGCAAATGACTGGGGCATTATTGGGGGATATCCTAATGGAACCTTCAGACCAGATGCAACCATCACAAGAGAAGAGGCAATGACCATGTATGCTAAAGCAATGGATATAGCCAAAATTCCAGAAAGCAAGGGAAATAAACTATCTACCTTTAGGGATAGCAAAGAAGTATCTAGTTGGGCTGCAGCTCATGTGCAAAGAACTGTGAATGCGGACATCTTTAAAGGTAAAGGTAATGGGATATTAGACCCTAAGGGAACCTTAACCCATGCAGAATCTTTAACAGCAATTAGAAACCTATTAATAAGAGCCAAGCTGATTAACTAA
- a CDS encoding helix-turn-helix transcriptional regulator, which translates to MGKYGELILRNRLKVARVEMNLTQEELANLVGASRQTISSIEKGQFNPTAKLALILCIALDKKFEELFYFD; encoded by the coding sequence ATGGGTAAATATGGAGAGTTAATATTAAGAAATCGCTTAAAGGTTGCAAGGGTAGAAATGAACTTAACTCAGGAAGAATTGGCTAATTTAGTAGGAGCTTCTCGCCAAACTATAAGTTCTATTGAAAAAGGGCAGTTTAATCCCACTGCAAAATTAGCACTAATCCTTTGCATTGCATTAGATAAGAAGTTTGAAGAATTGTTCTATTTTGATTAA